From Nymphaea colorata isolate Beijing-Zhang1983 chromosome 6, ASM883128v2, whole genome shotgun sequence, a single genomic window includes:
- the LOC116256421 gene encoding lachrymatory-factor synthase-like — translation MAEEMQQQQDMYEGKVKATIKEATADQVWPLLADFCGIHRWMPSVETRLDVGVAGEIGCVRHCATKDLSPVNGESVGWARERLTSIDHASRKLSYVVVDNNIGWRHYKAEWEVVDEEDAGGCRVEWSFRMEPDEEWGEKPLGPLVASALETIARAINEEFLARDDGGQGRYAVDERQ, via the coding sequence ATGGCAGAGGAaatgcagcagcagcaggacaTGTACGAGGGGAAGGTGAAGGCCACCATAAAAGAGGCGACGGCGGACCAAGTGTGGCCTCTCCTCGCCGATTTCTGCGGCATCCACAGGTGGATGCCGAGCGTCGAAACACGTCTGGACGTAGGCGTCGCCGGAGAGATCGGCTGCGTCCGGCACTGCGCCACGAAGGACCTGTCACCAGTCAACGGCGAGAGCGTGGGGTGGGCAAGGGAGAGGTTGACGAGCATCGACCACGCCAGCCGGAAGCTGAGCTACGTCGTCGTGGACAACAACATCGGCTGGAGGCACTACAAGGCGGAGTGGGAGGTCGTCGACGAGGAGGATGCTGGAGGGTGCCGGGTCGAGTGGTCGTTCAGGATGGAGCCGGACGAGGAGTGGGGCGAAAAGCCGCTAGGGCCTCTCGTGGCGTCTGCTTTGGAGACGATAGCCCGGGCGATTAATGAGGAGTTCCTTGCAAGGGATGATGGTGGTCAAGGCCGGTATGCCGTAGACGAGAGGCAGTAA
- the LOC116256360 gene encoding lachrymatory-factor synthase-like codes for MGEEEQQQLVRWEGKLSATIGGATADQVWPLVADFCSLDRWFPSVHTCRLEGGVAGEPGCVRYTAGKGIESAEGEGVAWARERLVSIDRAGRKLSYEITENNIGWGQYEAEMEVIEGGGMTEDGGGCRIEWLFRMEPVEGGSEEGVAAYLGHTLEEMAKRMEKFLLHTPGGAQE; via the coding sequence ATGGGAGAGGAAGAGCAGCAGCAGTTGGTCAGGTGGGAGGGCAAATTGAGCGCCACCATTGGTGGGGCCACGGCGGACCAAGTATGGCCCCTCGTCGCCGATTTCTGCTCCCTCGACCGCTGGTTTCCCAGCGTTCACACCTGTCGGCTGGAAGGTGGAGTCGCCGGAGAGCCCGGCTGCGTTCGCTACACCGCCGGGAAGGGCATCGAATCTGCGGAGGGGGAGGGCGTCGCGTGGGCGAGGGAGAGGTTGGTGAGCATCGACCGCGCGGGCCGGAAGCTGAGCTACGAGATCACGGAGAACAACATCGGGTGGGGTCAATATGAGGCGGAGATGGAGGTCATCGAGGGCGGCGGCATGACGGAGGATGGAGGAGGGTGCCGGATCGAGTGGTTGTTCAGGATGGAGCCGGTGGAAGGAGGGAGCGAGGAGGGAGTGGCGGCTTACCTGGGGCATACTTTGGAAGAGATGGCCAAGAGGATGGAGAAGTTCCTTCTCCACACTCCAGGCGGTGCTCAGGAGTAG